One region of Salvelinus namaycush isolate Seneca chromosome 3, SaNama_1.0, whole genome shotgun sequence genomic DNA includes:
- the c9 gene encoding complement component C9, producing the protein MRTEVAAALLLGFCAVAVAVAVSVSGDENRIGKRDTREVKVAPPDPVDCVWSRWSEWTPCNSCTKIRHRSRSVEVFGQFGGKPCQGQPIGEQQACTSDAVCEQALPSECSSTEFTCESGACIKLRLSCNGDYDCEDGSDEDCEPVRKPCGTKLYDTNEQGRTAGYGINILGMEPRINPFNNDYFNGMCNKVKNTNNNEYNRLPWNVGLLNYETIAEETVSKEIYEDTYTLLRELMTETKLTVSAGLNLKFTPTEKSMAKSNTTVSGGVGLDAEYDRTQMIKEVSEYTTIKNKSFMRVNGHVQLSTYRMRSRDLQVAGEFLEHVKSLPLEYEKGQYFSFLEDYGTHYTRNGKSGGEYQLIYVLNQDTIKDKKLTERKLQDCIKVGISGNFDTNIGIGGDAHIRPGYCKDTVNKNTAEKEGKALVDKVITVVRGGTVETAVAMRTQITKEGLMDIQTYQNWARTVGDAPALLRSEPEPIQTLIPLSMPDANTRRLNMQRATQEYEAEYSVCKCQPCHNGGSLALLDGKCLCLCLPQFEGLACQDAKADNNKNSKIPVESVPQEGNWSCWAAWSGCSGGKRIRTRSCNTQGLSGATCRGDTVTEDYC; encoded by the exons ATGAGGACTGAGGTAGCTGCTGCTCTTCTCCTGGGGTTCTgtgctgtggctgtggctgtggctgtgtccGTGTCTGGTGATGAAAACAGAAT AGGAAAACGGGACACTCGGGAGGTCAAGGTGGCTCCCCCCGACCCGGTGGACTGTGTCTGGAGCCGCTGGTCTGAGTGGACCCCCTGTAACAGCTGCACCAAGATACGG CACCGTTCTCGGAGTGTGGAGGTGTTCGGCCAATTCGGTGGGAAGCCCTGTCAAGGACAGCCAATAGGAGAGCAGCAGGCGTGCACCAGCGATGCTGTGTGTGAACAGGCCCTGCCCTCTGAGTGCTCCAGCACTGAGTTCACTTGTGAATCAG GTGCATGTATTAAGTTGAGACTGTCGTGTAACGGAGACTATGACTGCGAGGACGGGTCAGACGAGGACTGTGAGCCCGTACGTAAGCCCTGTGGCACAAAGTTGTACGACACCAACGAACAGGGCAGGACTGCAGGATATGG AATCAACATCTTGGGCATGGAGCCCCGTATAAACCCCTTCAACAACGACTACTTCAATGGGATGTGCAACAAGGTGAAGAACACCAATAACAACGAGTACAACAGGCTGCCTTGGAACGTGGGCTTGCTCAACTATGAA ACTATAGCAGAGGAGACCGTTTCCAAAGAGATCTATGAGGACACATACACCCTCCTGAGGGAACTGATGACTGAGACCAAGTTGACTGTGAGCGCTGGGTTGAACTTAAAATTCACCCCCACAGAAAAGTCTATGGCCAAGTCCAATACGACTGTGTCAGGAGGGGTTGGGTTGGATGCTGAGTATGACAGGACACAGATGATCAAGGAGGTCTCGGAGTACACTACCATCAAG AACAAGAGTTTCATGCGTGTGAACGGCCATGTGCAGCTGAGCACCTATAGGATGCGTTCCCGGGACCTTCAGGTGGCTGGGGAGTTTCTAGAGCATGTCAAGTCTCTACCTCTGGAGTATGAGAAAGGACAGTACTTCAG CTTTCTGGAGGACTACGGGACTCACTACACCAGGAATGGGAAGTCTGGAGGAGAGTACCAGCTGATCTACGTTCTCAACCAGGACACCATCAAGGACAAAA AGCTGACTGAGAGAAAGCTCCAGGACTGCATTAAAGTTGGAATCTCAGGAAACTTTGACACCAACATCGGGATTGGAGGAGATGCCCACATCAGACCGGGATACTGTAAAGACACTGTGAATAAAAACACAG CTGAGAAGGAGGGCAAGGCGCTAGTGGATAAGGTGATAACTGTAGTCAGGGGCGGAACCGTGGAGACTGCTGTCGCCATGAGAACCCAGATAACGAAGGAGGGGCTGATGGACATACAGACCTATCAGAACTGGGCCCGGACAGTGGGCGATGCCCCTGCACTCCTCAGAAGTGAG CCAGAACCCATTCAGACCCTGATCCCACTGAGTATGCCTGATGCCAACACCAGGAGGCTTAACATGCAGAGAGCCACTCAGGAGTACGAGGCTGAGTACAGTGTGTGCAAGTGTCAGCCCTGTCACAATGGGGGCTCTCTGGCCCTGCTGGACGGGAAgtgcctgtgtctctgtctgccccAGTTTGAAGGTCTGGCCTGCCAGGATGCCAAGGCTGATAACA ATAAGAATAGTAAAATCCCCGTGGAGAGTGTTCCTCAGGAGGGGAACTGGTCGTGTTGGGCAGCCTGGTCAGGCTGCAGTGGAGGAAAACGTATCAGGACCCGCAGCTGTAACACACAGGGCCTCTCTGGTGCCACCTGCAGGGGAGACACAGTCACTGAAGACTACTGCTGA